A window of Pirellulales bacterium contains these coding sequences:
- a CDS encoding glycosyltransferase family 39 protein yields the protein MSTLVRSRAAADPAAGSASLWSLVLAAMVLRMAVLLASLLASNGGRPWIEPDSAAYLETARSLALKGEFSRGDEPEVLRTPGYPLLLALGAAVGRIEATSLVLQVMLGGLSVALVYLLAKELQLAERVALTAAALASVEPLGVLYAGKLLSETLFAFVLLAALVALAAGLRRGHGGALCVGFALLVAAAFVRPIAVFLPLVIWVVVALRSRPWLRQLPATWFKTCSKPIMSLCLIGGIVPAGLWAQRNADVADYRAFSAVSDVNAYFWHAAGVYAKQHRRDLRDVQREWGLASREAYVAAHPEQRVWSQGARYRWMRKAAREILESAPGTFIEQYGQGLVATLIDPGSGALIASLGGQRLPRPLRLILHALAASALAGLYLAALAGLVLQRSRFFTLAGGQVLLVTGYLLVLSGGPVGYHRLRHPVMPLVCVWAAPAWASLAERSGRTRPASSAAAI from the coding sequence GTGAGCACGCTTGTCCGATCGCGCGCTGCCGCCGACCCTGCGGCGGGTTCCGCGAGCCTGTGGTCGCTCGTATTGGCCGCGATGGTGCTCAGGATGGCGGTGCTGCTCGCCTCGCTGCTTGCTTCCAACGGCGGCCGTCCTTGGATCGAGCCCGATTCGGCCGCGTATCTCGAAACGGCGCGATCGCTGGCGCTGAAAGGCGAGTTTTCGCGGGGCGACGAGCCAGAAGTCTTGCGCACACCGGGCTACCCGTTGCTGCTTGCCTTGGGCGCGGCGGTCGGTCGCATCGAAGCGACGAGCCTGGTGCTGCAAGTAATGCTGGGCGGCCTGAGCGTGGCCCTGGTCTACCTGCTGGCCAAGGAATTACAGCTGGCCGAACGCGTCGCATTGACCGCCGCGGCCTTGGCGAGTGTGGAACCGCTCGGCGTGCTCTATGCAGGCAAACTGCTCTCGGAGACCTTGTTTGCGTTTGTCTTGCTTGCCGCGCTCGTGGCCCTCGCGGCCGGACTCCGCCGCGGCCATGGCGGTGCCTTGTGCGTGGGTTTTGCGCTGCTGGTCGCCGCGGCGTTCGTGCGGCCGATCGCCGTGTTCTTGCCGCTCGTGATCTGGGTCGTCGTGGCGTTGCGCTCGCGTCCGTGGTTGCGTCAGCTCCCCGCGACATGGTTCAAGACGTGTTCCAAGCCGATCATGTCCCTGTGCCTGATCGGCGGTATCGTGCCGGCCGGGCTTTGGGCGCAGCGCAACGCCGACGTGGCCGACTATCGCGCGTTCTCGGCGGTGAGCGACGTCAACGCCTATTTCTGGCACGCGGCCGGGGTATATGCCAAGCAGCACCGTCGCGATCTGCGCGACGTGCAGCGCGAATGGGGCCTGGCATCGCGCGAGGCGTACGTCGCTGCGCATCCCGAACAGCGCGTCTGGTCGCAGGGGGCACGCTATCGCTGGATGCGGAAAGCCGCACGCGAGATCCTGGAATCGGCGCCGGGCACCTTCATCGAGCAATACGGCCAGGGGCTCGTCGCCACCTTGATCGATCCGGGCAGCGGCGCGCTGATCGCATCGCTTGGCGGCCAACGCCTGCCGCGCCCGCTGCGCCTGATCCTGCACGCGCTGGCTGCAAGCGCGCTGGCGGGCCTTTATCTCGCGGCGCTGGCGGGGCTGGTGCTGCAACGCTCGCGGTTCTTCACGCTGGCCGGTGGCCAGGTGCTGCTCGTGACTGGCTACCTGCTGGTCCTGTCTGGAGGACCCGTCGGCTATCACCGCCTGCGCCACCCGGTCATGCCGCTGGTTTGCGTTTGGGCTGCGCCGGCCTGGGCATCGCTCGCCGAACGTTCGGGCCGCACCAGGCCTGCGTCGAGCGCAGCGGCGATTTAG
- a CDS encoding tetratricopeptide repeat protein: MVVTAVERSEQPAAATTPGETIAPWQAMLVLVALTLAVFHHVGSHGFVFDDLINIQSNDQLNWAGLGRFWREPYASMYIPVTYSFWVAEAEAARTLRPTASNLQLDPGLFHFANLALHVAVAVLVFVWLRTLRLNSLAAVAGALLFAVHPLQTETVNWVTETKGTLAALFGCGALLVFGQSLAAKPAKRWPLFGAATLLLALALLSKPSAAAIPLIALAVEWGFQQRPLRRLALPLAIWAALVVLVAWWAASEQEASALRNLAAPAWRPLVAADAVSFYLQKLVSPFAYCLDYGRTPAWLVKQPAIYFTWVLPVALAAVLAALPRQRTWLTALAVFVAGLAPTLGLIPFAFQEISTVADRYAYLAMLGPALAVAAILTYYDRRPVLFGVFGLLLVFGFIANRASEHWQNQATVFNRALAVNPRSVMGNLAIGNLLVSVGKFDEGLAHFRRGLESDPQHPGLIGNLGIALEGAGQYEEASEVLHKALKLRPDNHLAHIGLGRIYQRAGDQAHAIESFERAIELNDSVPEAHVFLAQALADSGATGPAIEQFERALQMHPQWMPAAAELMWLWSTSNDAKLRNGPAAVKLGESIRAGLETKSAAPQDRPDALFFDALAASYAETNQYMLAVQVGSKLVEELQLLAAKDAAWNDYLAGVSERLNLYHHGQPVRNVPPGHRLKIPGR, from the coding sequence ATGGTGGTGACTGCGGTCGAGCGAAGTGAGCAGCCCGCTGCGGCGACGACGCCGGGCGAGACCATCGCCCCCTGGCAGGCGATGCTCGTGCTCGTCGCGCTGACCCTGGCCGTGTTTCACCACGTAGGCAGCCACGGTTTTGTCTTTGACGACCTGATCAACATCCAGTCAAACGACCAACTCAACTGGGCGGGTCTGGGCCGTTTCTGGCGTGAGCCCTACGCCAGCATGTACATCCCGGTGACCTACAGCTTTTGGGTCGCCGAGGCCGAAGCGGCACGCACGTTGCGTCCTACCGCGAGCAATTTGCAGCTCGACCCCGGCCTGTTTCACTTTGCCAATCTGGCGCTGCATGTGGCCGTGGCGGTGTTGGTGTTCGTCTGGCTGCGCACGTTGCGGCTGAACAGCCTCGCTGCGGTTGCCGGTGCGTTGCTCTTTGCGGTGCACCCGTTGCAGACGGAGACGGTCAACTGGGTCACCGAAACCAAGGGGACGCTGGCCGCCCTGTTCGGCTGCGGCGCCCTGCTCGTGTTCGGACAATCGCTCGCGGCCAAGCCCGCCAAGCGCTGGCCCCTGTTCGGCGCTGCCACACTGCTCTTGGCGCTGGCGCTGCTGTCCAAGCCTTCGGCAGCGGCGATTCCGCTGATCGCGCTGGCCGTTGAATGGGGATTTCAGCAGCGCCCATTGCGCCGGTTGGCTTTGCCGCTGGCGATTTGGGCGGCGCTCGTCGTGCTCGTCGCCTGGTGGGCCGCGAGCGAACAAGAGGCCTCGGCCTTGCGCAATCTGGCGGCTCCGGCGTGGCGGCCGCTGGTGGCGGCCGATGCCGTCAGCTTCTATCTGCAAAAACTCGTCTCGCCCTTTGCCTACTGCCTGGACTACGGGCGCACGCCGGCCTGGCTCGTGAAACAGCCGGCCATCTATTTCACCTGGGTCCTGCCCGTGGCGCTGGCCGCCGTGCTCGCCGCGCTGCCTCGCCAACGCACCTGGCTGACCGCGCTCGCCGTGTTCGTCGCAGGACTCGCACCGACGCTGGGATTGATTCCGTTCGCGTTCCAGGAGATCTCGACCGTCGCGGACCGCTATGCCTATCTGGCCATGTTGGGACCCGCGCTGGCCGTGGCCGCAATCCTGACCTACTACGATCGGCGGCCGGTCTTGTTCGGCGTCTTTGGCTTGCTGCTGGTGTTCGGGTTCATCGCTAACCGAGCGAGCGAGCACTGGCAGAACCAGGCGACCGTGTTCAACCGGGCCCTGGCCGTGAATCCGCGCAGCGTGATGGGCAACCTGGCGATCGGCAACCTGCTGGTTTCGGTGGGCAAATTCGACGAGGGCCTGGCCCATTTTCGTCGCGGGCTCGAGTCCGACCCGCAACACCCCGGCCTGATCGGCAACCTGGGCATCGCGCTGGAAGGCGCGGGCCAGTACGAAGAAGCCTCGGAGGTCTTGCACAAGGCGTTGAAGCTACGGCCCGACAATCACCTGGCACACATCGGCCTGGGCCGCATCTACCAACGGGCCGGCGATCAGGCGCATGCTATCGAGTCGTTCGAGCGGGCCATCGAGCTGAATGATTCTGTCCCCGAGGCGCACGTGTTCCTCGCCCAGGCGCTGGCCGACAGCGGCGCGACCGGCCCGGCGATCGAGCAATTCGAGCGGGCCTTGCAAATGCATCCTCAATGGATGCCGGCGGCTGCCGAGTTGATGTGGCTGTGGTCCACCTCGAATGACGCCAAGCTGCGCAATGGCCCGGCCGCCGTGAAACTCGGCGAGTCGATTCGTGCAGGTCTTGAAACCAAGTCTGCGGCGCCACAGGACAGGCCCGATGCGCTGTTCTTCGACGCGCTGGCGGCCAGCTACGCGGAAACCAACCAGTACATGTTGGCCGTGCAGGTGGGCAGCAAGTTGGTCGAGGAATTGCAGCTGCTCGCGGCGAAAGACGCAGCGTGGAACGATTACCTGGCCGGCGTCAGCGAGCGTTTGAATCTTTACCATCATGGCCAGCCGGTGCGGAACGTTCCTCCGGGGCACCGCCTGAAGATTCCGGGGCGCTAA